Proteins encoded in a region of the Triticum dicoccoides isolate Atlit2015 ecotype Zavitan chromosome 3A, WEW_v2.0, whole genome shotgun sequence genome:
- the LOC119269942 gene encoding NAC domain-containing protein 48-like, whose amino-acid sequence MSGGQELNLPPGFRFHPTDEELVTHYLCRRCAGAPIAVPIITEIDLYKFDPWQLPKMALYGEKEWYFFSPRDRKYPNGSRPNRAAGSGYWKATGADKPVGTPKPLAIKKALVFYAGKAPKGEKTNWIMHEYRLADVDRSARKKNSLRLDDWVLCRIYNKKGGMEKPAAVDRKPAAMGGYGGGPGAMASSPPEQKPVMGMNANGGGGGAQPFRDFAAYYDRPSDSMPRLHADSSCSEQVLSPEFPAGEVQSQPKISEWERSFASGGDPVNPAAGSMLEPNGGFGGDPLLQDILMYWGKPF is encoded by the exons ATGAGCGGCGGGCAGGAGCTGAATCTGCCGCCGGGCTTCCGGTTCCACCCGACGGACGAGGAGCTGGTGACGCACTACCTCTGCCGCCGCTGCGCCGGCGCGCCCATCGCCGTCCCCATCATCACCGAGATCGACCTCTACAAGTTCGACCCCTGGCAGCTCCCAA AGATGGCGCTGTACGGCGAGAAGGAGTGGTACTTCTTCTCCCCGCGGGACCGCAAGTACCCCAACGGGTCCAGGCCCAACCGGGCCGCCGGGTCCGGCTACTGGAAGGCCACCGGGGCCGACAAGCCCGTGGGCACCCCCAAGCCGCTCGCCATCAAGAAGGCGCTCGTCTTCTACGCCGGCAAGGCCCCCAAGGGCGAGAagaccaactggatcatgcacgagtaccgcctcgccgacgtcgaccgctccgcccgcaagaagAACAGCCTCAGG TTGGATGATTGGGTGCTGTGCCGCATCTACAACAAGAAGGGCGGCATGGAGAAGCCGGCGGCCGTGGACCGGAAGCCGGCGGCCATGGGCGGCTACGGGGGTGGCCCTGGGGCCATGGCGAGCTCCCCGCCGGAGCAGAAGCCCGTCATGGGGATGAAcgccaacggcggcggcggcggcgcgcagccGTTCCGGGACTTCGCGGCGTACTACGACCGGCCGTCCGACTCGATGCCGCGGCTGCACGCGGACTCGAGCTGCTCGGAGCAGGTGCTGTCGCCGGAGTTCCCGGCCGGGGAGGTGCAGAGCCAGCCCAAGATCAGCGAGTGGGAGCGCTCGTTCGCGTCCGGCGGCGACCCCGTGAACCCGGCGGCCGGCTCCATGCTCGAGCCCAACGGCGGCTTCGGCGGTGACCCGCTCCTCCAGGACATCCTCATGTACTGGGGCAAGCCGTTCTAG